A region of the Herpetosiphon gulosus genome:
GTTCGGTTGGCGCAGAATTAGGTGCTGGCCTGCGCGATTTAGGCGAACGCTTTGATGTGATTAGTGATGTCCGTGGGCGTGGCTTGATGTGGGGCGTAGAATTCAAAGGCCCAACTGCGGCCCAAATTACCGAAGCAGCCTTTGATCAGGGCTTGCTGTTGGTTGGTTCTGGCAACGATGTGGTGCGGGTAATTCCACCATTAATCATTGGCCATAACGATGTTGAGCAATTGATTACCCGCTTAGGCGATGCGATCAGCCAAGTTGTGAGCTAAAGTTTAAAATTCCTTCGCCTCAACCCCTCTTCCATAAGCTGGGAGAGGGGCTTTTTGATTAAGAGTTGAGGCAACAAGCCCTATTCAGCTTGCAGCAAAATCCGGGTAATTTGCTCCATATGAATCAGATCATGGCCAGTTACCTGCATCAAGCCATCGGCCAATGAGAATACCCCTAATTTGGGATATGTACCATGGCGTTGCCATTGCTCAGGATTGAGGCTTTGGAAAAACTCCACGTAGCGTGTGCGCGAAACACATAATTCAGCATAAACGGCGTGCAATTCGCTGGTGTTGTAGTTGCGCTCATGGGCAAGTTCATCGGGGTTGTAGCTTTGAAACAGTGGATTATCCTGTGCGATAATGCTATTTGCTCGCTCCTGAAAAATCCGATCGTAATCGCGCAAATGACAGACAACTTCTAAAACAGTCCAACCATCAGCGCCATCGCGCAGAGTTGTAGCTTGTTGCTGGCTGACGCGGGCTAAAATATGCCCCAAGGTTTCGAGCGTGCGGCTCATCAGTGGCAGATGCCAACGCAGCATCGAATCAATCAAAGTTGGATCTGACATGCTTATTGCCCCTTTGCTTGTAATAAAATTCGGGTAATTTGCTCAAGATGAATCACATCGTGAATGCCAACCTGCATCGCTGCATCGGTTAGCGAAAAATAGCCACGTTCGGGGTGGGTACCAGCTTTTTCCCATTGCTCAGCGGTGAGCGCTTGAAAAAATGCAATAAACCGTGGGCGTGATTCCTGCAAGGCGGCATAGACTGTGCCCAGATCGTTGCTATTGTAGTTGCGCTCGGTCACCATGGCCTCGTGATCGTAAATTGGCAACAGCGGGAAATCGCCATCGCGCATCATAATTGCACGCTCAAGGAAAATCTGGTCATAATCGCGTAAATGGCACATAACTTCGACGACCGTCCAGCCGTCAGGGCCATCGCGATAGGTTGTGGCTTGGGCTTGAGTCACAGCGCTCAACACATGACCCAGCGTATCAAGGGTCAATTGCATCAAATTAATATGGCGTTGGCGAACTAAAGCTAATTGATCGTGATTGCTCATGCGAATTTCCTCGTAAGACACCAATACCTTATAAGCATAGCAAACCTGGCAAGCCTCGGGCATGGACAATTTGATGGAGATAGAGCATTACATTGTGGCTTGAGTATGAGCAAAATTGGTTATAATGGTGCGTGAATCCCCGGTACCAAAGGAGGTTCTATGCGCGTAGTCGCGATGATTATGGCTGGCGGTGAGGGGACACGTTTAAGCGTGCTATCCGAAAAACGCGCCAAGCCCTCGGTTCCATTTGCTGGCAAGTATCGCATTATCGACTTTACGCTTTCCAACTGTGTTAACTCCAATATTTTCGATGTTGCGGTGCTCACTCAATATCGGCCTCATTCGCTCAACGACCATATCGGCATTGGCAAGCCCTGGGATCTCGACCGCAATCGCGGCGGGGTACGCTTGCTTCAGCCCTATCAAGGTCGCAATGATCAGAGTTGGTATAGCGGCACTGCCGATGCCATTCTGCAAAATATCAATTACATCCGTGAACAACGCGCCGATCTGGTGCTGATTCTCTCTGGCGACCATATTTATAAGATGGATTACCGTGAGTTGATCGCCACCCACCTCGCTAAAAATGCAGATCTGACCGTGGCGGTCATGCACGTCTCGCTCGAAGAAACTGATCGCTTTGGGATTATGACGGTCAATG
Encoded here:
- a CDS encoding DinB family protein: MSDPTLIDSMLRWHLPLMSRTLETLGHILARVSQQQATTLRDGADGWTVLEVVCHLRDYDRIFQERANSIIAQDNPLFQSYNPDELAHERNYNTSELHAVYAELCVSRTRYVEFFQSLNPEQWQRHGTYPKLGVFSLADGLMQVTGHDLIHMEQITRILLQAE
- a CDS encoding DinB family protein; this translates as MSNHDQLALVRQRHINLMQLTLDTLGHVLSAVTQAQATTYRDGPDGWTVVEVMCHLRDYDQIFLERAIMMRDGDFPLLPIYDHEAMVTERNYNSNDLGTVYAALQESRPRFIAFFQALTAEQWEKAGTHPERGYFSLTDAAMQVGIHDVIHLEQITRILLQAKGQ